From the genome of Agrobacterium tumefaciens:
GAAGCAGAGGTCATAGCCAGCGCTTCCGCCGATCAACGAACAACCCTCGATGCCGTATGCAGGAGCGCTCAATGACAATGCGCGGACCAAATACCCCGGTTAAATCGTCTTTGATCTTCGGCAAAAGCTACCTCTCTTGGGCAGGGCTTGCCCTCACTGCTTGTCTCTTCTCCTCCCCGGCACTAGCACAAAGCTGCAGTTTCAGCATGTCTGATATGAACTTCGGGTTCGTCAATCTAGCGCCGGGGACTGCAGTTGACAGCACCGCGACGCTAAGCGTGACCTGTTCAAACCCTCTCTCGCTTGCGCTATCTGTCCGCATCTGCCCGAATATCAACGCTGGAAGCGGCGGCCAATCGGGTGGCATCAGGCGCATGCTGCAGGGAACAAACACCCTGAATTATCAGCTTTACCAGAACGCTGGGCGCACGACATCCTGGGGATCGGTCTCGCAAACGGCGCTTGGCGCACCGCCACCAATCGATCTCGCGTTACCGCTTCTGTTCAACAGCACCAGCCGTACGGTCTACGGCAGAATAAACGCATCTCAGGCTGCTGCGACGCGAGGCATTTATCTATCCAGTTTTGCCGGAGCCCAGACAAATTTCACATACGCTTCATACACCTTGATCGCTCCAAGCTGCGCCGACATCACGCAAAATCCGACGCAGGTCCCATTCAATGTAACAGCAGCGGTACAGCCCGCATGCCTCGTCTCGGCACAGAACATCAATTTCGGCAGTCATGGTGTCCTCAACAGCGCTGTCGATACGACAGGAGCGATAACTCTGACCTGCACGGCCAACCTTGCCTACACCGTCGCCCTCAATGGTGGGCTGAGTAACAGCCCTCCGGCTTCGCGTCAGATGGTCCTTGGTGGAGCGTCAATCACCTACGGTCTCTATCGCGATGCTGGACGCACCAATGTCTGGGGAAGCGCGGCCGGACAGATAGCGTCGGGGACTGGAACAGGTAGCGCGCAAAGCCTGACTGTTTACGGCCGCGTCCCGGCACAGAATACCCCGGCCCCGGGAAACTATGCCGATACGGTGGTCGTGACGGTCAGCTACTGACTAAGCAATGCGCACTCACTGAACAATGACAAGGTGCGCAAGGATACGTCCGCAACAGTTGAAGCAGGAACATCCGCCTCCGTGAGATGTCGGTTCCCGTCTCCGTGCAGATCACTTGACCGGTGGTTATGGTGAGACACCACAGCAAATTGGGAGCGCTCTAAGCCCGACATCCGGTTTGGAGACCTGCTGAGCGTCGCGAGACGTTACCGCTGAGAACTATGGATCTTCTGCAAGTAGCACGATCATGGGCCCATAACCGCCGTGCCATGACCAATCATTTCGCTTCAACGTCGGACTGAAGAAACCAACTCCATCGCCACCATCGAGGAAAAGTGCATCTTCGCACCTAAGCGTGTCTCGAAACACTGTCGCGAAATCGTAGAAGTTGATGCTCTTCTCGCTCGCAACAAAAATAAGCATGTCGTCGGCGCAAAGCCCTACCCCACTTCTGCGCGTCCTGTCCGATGAGCCCTTTATGAAAATAGGATTTATCTCATTGTTTGTGACCAGCATGGGACCGGACTGGGTAGCAAAATCAACGTTCGGCGCCGCGGCCCGGAACTCCTTCGTCGGAAGGATACCTGCTCCTCCGGATGAGAGATAAAACACACCATTTGGCTTTTTGAAGAAGTTCGGAGCAGGCTGCTTATCCGATGTCCCGGTGTTAATCGCGTTCCGCTCAGATCCGTCTTCAACATAGAGCCCGACCGGCCTGTACTGTTCATCAAACATGCCTGCATTCATTGCAAAGCGGATCTGCTTTCCTTCAGCGGTCATTGCGCGACGAAGGTTCGAAAAGCTCCGATAGGGTTTCCCCTCCTTATCAGCCCACGCCAGTTTCAAATTTGTCGATCCGGGCCTAGCTGCACAAACAACGAAGTCCATTCCGTTGTAACGATGAATCTCGCATGGATCGTGCTCAGGGGTCGTTGCACGGGCTGGACCGTATCCGAGAAAGCAGGTTGTCAAAGAAGCTGCCAACAGCGCGTATTTCAATCTCACTTATCGAGCCTCCAACAATCATCGATACCGCAATGCCACGTGGGCTGGACTGAAGTCACATCAAAAAATGATCATCACCGCGCTCACCAAGAACTCTGTCAGATGACAGAGTTTTACCAGTCTTAGCCTCGGCAGCATTTCTTGAAAGCACCCCTCGATCAGCAGATCCAAATCGCATGGCTTTACGCATCGACGAAGCCGTGTACAAATCCCATAAGTCCAAAGAACAATCACGTCTGACATCGAAGCAATGCTTCCGTAGCCCTTTTGCAACATATGACCGACCGGGCGTTTTGACGCCGCAGGATAGACAGGAGATTTGCATGAGCATTGTCGCGCCAGTCGTGAAAGCCTTCTGGGACAAGCCGACCGGAAGCTGGCAATATGTGTTTCACGATCCGGCCACCATGAAGGGTGCGGTCATCGATCCTGTCCTTGGTTATGATGCGGCAGCGGCAGCCACGAACACAGTGCGTGCCGACGAGATCCTCGATTACATCTCAGAAAGCGGGATCGAGGTCGTCTGGATACTCGACACTCATCCGCATGCAGACCACTTCTCGGCGGCGCAGTATCTGAAAGGAAAGCTCGCAGCACCCACGGCAATCGGCGAACACGTCAAAAAAGTTCAGGTGCTCTGGCGCAACATCTATAATCTGGGCGAGGCAATCTCCGCTGACGGCTCCGACTGGGATCGGTTATTCGCGGACGGTGAGACCTTCATGGTCGGCAACATCCCTGTGACCGTTTTCTTCTCACCCGGTCACACGATGGCGTCGATAACCTACGTGGCCGGCGATGCGGCTTTCGTTCACGACACGCTGATGATGCCCGACAGCGGTTCGAGCAGGGCAGATTTTCCAGGGGGGAATGCCCGTGACCTTTATCGCAGCATCAGGCGTATCCTCGACCTTCCGCCCAAAACCCGACTTTTCGTCGGCCACGATTATGCACCTGATGGGCGCGAAGCGCTTTGCGAAACCACCGTTGAGGACCAGATTGTCGGCAACAAGCATTTCGCCGGCCTGCCAACCGAGGACGAATTTGTGAAGGTCCGGGAAGCACGCGACGCAACACTTCCGTTGCCACAACTAATGCTCGCAGCCCTGCAGGTGAACCTTCGCGGCGGACGGTTGCCAGAACCGGAAGAAAACGGGCGTTCTTATCTAAAGATCCCGCTTGGCTGTTTCGAACCTCGGACATGAGGCAGCCAACGGCGCCGTTTTCGGCCAAAAGTCTTTTCTAGACAGCTTACGGCGAAGCAAGGAAGGTAAGGTCTGAACCGATGCTACGGCTTGCACAGGCGGAGCTGGAATTGCTCCGCCATTGCCGTCGATCTCTAAGCGATCGCCTTCGCCCTGATGATCTGCCAAGCCTCGTAAGCAGAGATCACGGTCTCCATCTGCGCCGTATGGCCGATGATGAAATCATCGCCGTAGATGGTTTCATCCGGATACTCAGTGATCAACGTCAGGGGCACAGTGTGCCTGTCATCAACCGTTGATAGGCACGGGAAGCCATTGATGATGCGGAAACCCGTTTCGCCGGCATGCGCTTCGTAAAGTGCGATTTGCCGGTTGTTGTAATCGAGAATTCCCGGAATGGCGCCAAGGTGACGTGTCACATGATAGAGCATCGCTTCTGCCTGCTCTGTCCAGCCCGCGTGATGACGCATGACCAGGAAAAAGCCTTTTGGCAATGTCCACATCGCGAAATTGCGCGGCACGTAACCCGACAGTGGACGTGTCCACTCATGCGATGGATAACCATGCAGGTTCACATGCACGTCAGCTCCGCTGAGATCCTGTGCCTTGAACCGGATTGCCTTCTCGTTCAGATGCTGACCTGAATTTTCCTCGGTGCGGTACTCAAGGTCATCACCGAGCGCTGTGTAGCGAGCGGCATGGTGCATGTGCCGCGGGTTGTCGACGCGAAGCCGCTGATGGAGTGCATAACCATCCGGGTTTTCAAGCGGCGAGATGGTGAAATGCGCGCCGTTCTGTTGCCGAAGTTTCAGGGCTGCACGGATCGCGCCAACAATGCCGGTCGTTTCATTTGGATGCTGGCCACCGCTGATCATGACGGCTGCATCGGTGCCTTTCATGTAGCGGGCGTTCACCGCCCGGCCGGAACGTGAAACGGCGACAAACGCCTCGCCACCAACGTCATCGAGCAACTTCGCAATCTGGGCGGCCGCAACCGGCTCAGCGGCGTTGTCGATCCCCTGCTCCTTACCATCAAGGAAGCCAGTGCTGAGCGCACGGGTCTCGATCGCAACAGAAATCTCGCCCTCACTCCTGACAATCTCTGGCACAATCTGCCCCGGCTTCAGTCCCCGGTCGCCAAGCGGCCTGCCGGACTTCTTCTGGAAAAACTCGAGAAGCGAGAAATAGAAATCCTCGTGCAGTGCCTCGCGCAGGCTGACAACCTCGTCGCCGACAGGAAGGGGCAGATCACCAGCCGGATGCGAAACGCGGATGTTCAACTCTTCGAAATAGGGTTCGTGCGTGCCCCAGTCATGGTTGGTGACAGCGCCGATAGCAGCTTCAAAAAGCCGCTCGTAGTCCGTCTCCAGCCGCTCACCTGCCTTGTCGCCTTCAGCCCGGTACCAGCCCGTCGGTGACAGATTGGTTTCGCCGACGACATCAGTGTGCACGCGGTTTGGCGCGAGCACGGTCATTTTTTCTTCATGCTCGCCACGCTTGAGGACGACGTCATAATGGAAGGCACCATCGGCGCGGGCGATGAACTCGATCCTTGCGGTGCCCACCATGGCTGCCAGTGGATAGGCTTCAAGCCGGAACCGGTTGGCAGGCGCATTCTGATGCACCGGGTAGAACACTTCGATTGCGGTTACACCTTCGAGATCAATGTCTTCGATAAAGGTGAAGAGAAGCGGCTTGTAAGCACTGTGGATGCGCGCCTTCACGCCCTTGGCCTTCAACTCACTCTCCGCTGCGCGACGGCTCGCCGTATCATCGAAGGTCCATGCCTCGAATGATTGGCTAGGGACAGCGCGAGCGACGAGTTCATCGAGGCTGCGATCGAAGGACTGTTCGAAAATCTTTTTCATCACTTTTACCTCGAGGTTCTGCCGGTTGGATCAAGGCTGTCGCGGAGCCAGTCCCCAAGAAGGTTAAGGCCAAGCACGGTCAGAAGGATCGCAAGCCCCGGGAAAACGCTGACCCACCATGCCGTCTGCAGATAGGTACGGCCATCGGCCAGCATTCCGCCCCAGCTTGGGATTGTCGGATCGACACCAAGACCAAGGAAGGTAAGGCTGCTTTCAAGGAGAATATTGTTGGCGACGTTCAGCGTCATGAGAACAATGACGGGACCAATGAGATTGGGCAACAGATGCTGAAGGATGATGCGCCAGTCCCTGACACCGATAGCGCGGGCAGACAGAATGAACTCCCGTTCACGCAGTGTCAGCACAGATCCCCGCACCAGACGGGCGTACTGCACCCATTGCGACACGATCAGCAAGATGATCGTGTTGGTCAGGCTGCCGCCCACAATCGCAATGAAGGTGATCGCGAGCAGAA
Proteins encoded in this window:
- a CDS encoding spore coat U domain-containing protein → MRGPNTPVKSSLIFGKSYLSWAGLALTACLFSSPALAQSCSFSMSDMNFGFVNLAPGTAVDSTATLSVTCSNPLSLALSVRICPNINAGSGGQSGGIRRMLQGTNTLNYQLYQNAGRTTSWGSVSQTALGAPPPIDLALPLLFNSTSRTVYGRINASQAAATRGIYLSSFAGAQTNFTYASYTLIAPSCADITQNPTQVPFNVTAAVQPACLVSAQNINFGSHGVLNSAVDTTGAITLTCTANLAYTVALNGGLSNSPPASRQMVLGGASITYGLYRDAGRTNVWGSAAGQIASGTGTGSAQSLTVYGRVPAQNTPAPGNYADTVVVTVSY
- a CDS encoding MBL fold metallo-hydrolase — protein: MSIVAPVVKAFWDKPTGSWQYVFHDPATMKGAVIDPVLGYDAAAAATNTVRADEILDYISESGIEVVWILDTHPHADHFSAAQYLKGKLAAPTAIGEHVKKVQVLWRNIYNLGEAISADGSDWDRLFADGETFMVGNIPVTVFFSPGHTMASITYVAGDAAFVHDTLMMPDSGSSRADFPGGNARDLYRSIRRILDLPPKTRLFVGHDYAPDGREALCETTVEDQIVGNKHFAGLPTEDEFVKVREARDATLPLPQLMLAALQVNLRGGRLPEPEENGRSYLKIPLGCFEPRT
- a CDS encoding peptidase M14, which produces MKKIFEQSFDRSLDELVARAVPSQSFEAWTFDDTASRRAAESELKAKGVKARIHSAYKPLLFTFIEDIDLEGVTAIEVFYPVHQNAPANRFRLEAYPLAAMVGTARIEFIARADGAFHYDVVLKRGEHEEKMTVLAPNRVHTDVVGETNLSPTGWYRAEGDKAGERLETDYERLFEAAIGAVTNHDWGTHEPYFEELNIRVSHPAGDLPLPVGDEVVSLREALHEDFYFSLLEFFQKKSGRPLGDRGLKPGQIVPEIVRSEGEISVAIETRALSTGFLDGKEQGIDNAAEPVAAAQIAKLLDDVGGEAFVAVSRSGRAVNARYMKGTDAAVMISGGQHPNETTGIVGAIRAALKLRQQNGAHFTISPLENPDGYALHQRLRVDNPRHMHHAARYTALGDDLEYRTEENSGQHLNEKAIRFKAQDLSGADVHVNLHGYPSHEWTRPLSGYVPRNFAMWTLPKGFFLVMRHHAGWTEQAEAMLYHVTRHLGAIPGILDYNNRQIALYEAHAGETGFRIINGFPCLSTVDDRHTVPLTLITEYPDETIYGDDFIIGHTAQMETVISAYEAWQIIRAKAIA
- a CDS encoding ABC transporter permease yields the protein MAARTSRLSRFANLEFILGASLTTVICLAVVFSDVLFPGGADKIDLMARLAKPFANAAHPFGTDPLGRDVLARVVAGGKISLLVGFTSVIGAVIFGVAVGLVAGYYRGFWDMLVMRFADIQLAMPFILLAITFIAIVGGSLTNTIILLIVSQWVQYARLVRGSVLTLREREFILSARAIGVRDWRIILQHLLPNLIGPVIVLMTLNVANNILLESSLTFLGLGVDPTIPSWGGMLADGRTYLQTAWWVSVFPGLAILLTVLGLNLLGDWLRDSLDPTGRTSR